gtaggacagtagcaattttccctcaagtgggtgacctaaggtttatcaatccacgggaggcgtagcatgaagatggtctgtctcaagcaaccctgcaaccaaataacaaagagtctcttgtgtccccaacacacccaatacaacggtaagttgtataggtgcactagttcggcgaagagatggtgatacaagtgcaataaggatggtagatataggttttcgtaatctgaaattaaaaaaaagcaaggtaacaaaaggtaaaagtgagcacgaacggtattgcaatgcgtggaaacaaggcctagggttcatactttcactagtgaatttctctcaacaatgataacataattggatcatataactagccctcaacatgcaacaaagagtcactccaaagtcactcatagcggagaacaaacgaagagattattgtcgggtacgaaaccaccacaaagttattctttttgatcgatctattaaagagtctgtagtaaaatagcatgaagctattctttccgttcaatctttcatagagttcgtactagaataacaccttaagatacttatcaaccaagaccctaatgtcacctagatactccactgtcacctcaagtatccgtcggtatgattatacgatatgcatcacacaatctcagaataatctactcaaccaacacatagaacttcaaagagtgccccaaagtttctaccacagagtcaaaacgtgtgccaacccctgtgcataggttcccaatgtcacgaacccgcaagttgatcaccaaaatatacatcaagtactcacatgaatccacgtgtgccaacccatatgcataggttcccaatgtcacgaacccgcaagttgatcacaacagatagacacgtgcaagacatacatcaagtgttctcaaagactcaatctgataagataactccaaaggggaaactcaattcattacaagaagggagagggggaagaacatcataagatccaactatagtagcaaagcccgtggtacatcaagatcaagacatctcaagaacacgagagagagatcaaacacatagctactggtacataccctcagccccgagggagaactactccctcctcgtcatggagatcgccgggatgatgaagatgcccaccggagatggattccccctctggcagggtgccggaacgggctccagattggtttttggtggccacagaggcttgcagcggcggaactcccgatctaggtttctttctggaggtttctgtatttataggaccagatggcggtggagttgtgtCAAGTGGGCCcctcaggagcccacaagcttggtaggtgcggcctgggggggtggccgcgcctacagggcttgtggcttcctcgggacccctctctggtatctttttcttccgttttttatattttccataaaaatcatcgcaaaagaattatttcgtttggactccgcctgaaaaagggtcaaaaacatggaaagaacaagaactggcacttggcactgaattaataggttagtcccaaaaaagatataaaaggcatataaaacatccaaagtttgacaagataacaacatgaaaccatcaaaaattatagatacggtggagacgtatcagagaccaCCATTACGCTTAACACAGAACACTGCAGATgtgacatgatacgtctccaacgtatatataatttttgatcgttccatgctattatattatcaactttggatgttttatatgcatgaatatgctattttatattatttttgggactaacctattgacctagagcccagtgccagtttctgttttttccttgtttttggcctttttcagataggaatatcaaacggagtccaaatggaataaaactttcgtgaTGATtacttgggaccaaaagagacccccgaagctttggaagaaggccagaagagccacgagggagtcacgagcccggtaggcgcgccctaccccccgggagggcctagcaggctcgtgacctcctcgtgggcccaactgacgtaattccaccaccataaattcctataaatacagaaaccccccaaaagaaacgtagatcaggagttccgccgccgcaagcctctgtagccaccaaaaaccaattgggagcccgttccggcaccctgccacaggggtaatccatctccggtggccttcttcatcatcccggcgatctccatgacgaggagggagtagttgtccctcggggctgagggtatgtaccagtggttatgtgtttgatctctctctctcgtgttcttgagatgtcatgatctcgatgtaccgcgggctttgctactatagttggatcctatgatgttcttccccctctcccttctcgaatgaattgagtttcccctttgaagttatattatcggattgagtctttaagaacacttgatgtatgtcttgcacgtgtctatctgtggtgataatgggatattcatgtgagtacttgatgtatgttttggtgattagcttgcgggtttcgtgacatcgagaacctatgcatatgggttggcacacattttgactttctggtagaaacttcggggcactctttgaagttctatgtgttgtttGAATAGataattctgagattgtgtgatgcatatcgtataatcatgaccacggatacttgaggtgacaatggagtatctaggtgacattagggtcttggttgatatgtgtcttaaggtgttattctggtGCGaattctaggatagattgaacggaaagaatagcttcgtgttattttactacggactcttgaatagatcgatcagaaagaataactttgtggtggtttcgtacccgacaataatctcttcgttagttctccgctattagtgactttggagtgactctttgttgcatgttgagggctagttctatgatccaattatgttatcattgtttagagaacttccactagttaaagtatgaaccctaggccttgtttccacgcattgcaataccattcgtgctcacttttattattaattaccttgctgtttttataatttcagattacaaaaacctatatctactatccatattgcacttgtatcaccatctcttcgccgaactagtgcacatatacaatttaccattgtattgggtgtgttggggacacaagagactctttgttatttggttgcagggttgcttgagagagaccatcttcatcctacgcctcccgcggattgataaaccttaggtcacccacttgagagaaaattgctactgtcctacaaacctctgcacttggaggcccaacaacgtctacaaggagaaggttgcgtagtagacatcatgacACACCGCATGATCATCCATATTCATGACTCTACAAAGCCAAAACGCGCCAACATGTGTTCAAGGAGTATCCACTCTACCCTATCATATGCTTTCATCATGCCCAACTTAATCGCACACTgggcctttttttccttttccgagTCCCCAACGCACGCACACACTCATACGCCACTAAAATGTTACCAGTGATAAGCCTGCCCGGTATAAAGCGCTTTGTTCCTCTGAGATCATAACTGTCGGCACACCCTTCGGCCTATTTGTTAACACCTTTGCAAGTATTTTATAAAGCACGTTGCACTAGCTGATCGGTCGAAACTGAGAAACTAACTCCGGTGAGTTAATCTTTGGAATCATTACTATAACAATATCATTAAAACCGTCCTGAGTAGCTGAACCGTCCAGAAAATCTCTGATTACCTTACATGCATCCCCTCTAAGGGCATGCACAATGATGACATATGAATACAGATGTCCCATGACAAAAAGTAGTTTGAAGCatttatgttgattttttttctccccAATGCAAGCTATCATTAGTGGGCCTGagcaaaaaatagaaaataaagacTCTAATACACATGCATCTCTACTTTTCATCCTAATATTTTCAACTTTTTTACATCGGATCATACCTTTTCTCTTCAAGCACGTGACTCCTGCAAAGAAtcctgtttcctcatctgaatctACTTTTTCTCGCATCCGATCTTACATGGAATACGAAGCATCACCTTGAGGCTACGCATTGAACATGCCCTGACCAACTTTCCGGGGCGTTGGTAGAATAGAGAAGGGAGTCCATGAGGACCCAGTGCTTTTATGAGCCCCATCTGAAAAAGTGCACGCTCAATTTCATCATCCGTGATGACTTATTATTCATATCCTTAGAAACTCTCTCTCAATATGCTGCATCACTCTGTCCATCTAATTTGAACCATCTAATGTAAAAAGCTTTTTTATAAAAGGTACTTTCtttataaactaatataaaaatatttagatcactaaagtagtttATGGAGGAAGTAGCTGCCAAAGAACTCATCTCTTCATTAGTGGTGCATTTGCATCCATCCTCTTGCAACAGGGCCTTAACTGTGTTTTTTCCTTTTCGTATGAGAAGctctgttttgaaaatatttggtgtTTTGGTCGTCCCATTGTTACCAATCAATCCTCGACCGCTGATTATAATTAATTTCTCCCCGTTCGTACATGTTGGCATGTTGCCGATGGGGATGAATTTCCGAACGTCGCATGTGAATGCCGTGCTATATGTCTGAAGATCGAACCCGATTCCATGGGCGAGCACGCCACTTCATCGGCGCGCAGATCAGAGGAGGGTGGCCACGTGATAGCCGTACTAGTAGCCAAAGAAAGCACAAACGGGATGCGGCACAGCAAGCGGAGGAGTTGCAGCAGGAAGAAGAAGCATTTCCTCTGTTGTTTTCCTCACGAACCGATGgaaaagcagcagcagcagcagcagcagcagcagcaacttgGTTGGGTCGTGCTCGTGTCGCATGGGTCGAGGCGATGGCGCTAGAAAACCGGTCGGGTCGTCGTCTCGCGACCGACCATAAAAGGGGCCCCAATAATGGCAGCTTTTAGCCCCACGCTAATCTCCCGTTCCTTGCCTCACATTTCGGCCAGCCAGGCCACCGCGTCCCACCCGTGCGCCCCCGCATCGCCGCTTCCTCTCCTTCCCttccccttcccttcccttccgAGAACGCACGTCAATCCCACCACCGCCATGGCCGCGCTGGCCCGCGCCTCGCTCCTCCGATCCGCCGTTCGACGGCTCCGGGCCTTCTCCACGGCCGCCGCCGAGGGCGCCGCGCCCCGCCGCGACGCGAGGGCTACAGCGGCGGCCGCGCTGGCTGCCGGGTCGGGGCTGGGGATCTGGCTGCTCCCCCCGTCGCCGCAGCCGCTCGCGGACTCTGGCCAGGGGGACTTCGCCGTGGCGCAGGCGGGCTTTGGGGACGTGGGCGCcgtggaggagcccgaggaggagaAGCGCAGGTTCCTCTTCCGAGGTGCGTGCCCTTCGTTTTTGATCTCACGTACGGCTGCACCCATGCATGGAGTATAATTCGCAAAAGCTTTATAACCTGGTCAAACAATTCATGTGGAATTTTGCGAAGCAAGTTTCCGTTTGCAATTTTGTGAGCCAAGTTTCTGTTACTCTTGAGTTTTGTGAGGACAGAGAAACGATTTTCGTATGGATCGGCCACTCGACGAATAGGGCTCTTCCTCCGATCGTGTGCCGAGCCAACATTCTCGCCATTTCTTCTCCTCAATCCTAACGCTCACATGACGGATTCCTGGAAGCGGCGCAATTGCTCACCGTCCTTTTTCTCCGCTTCGCTTTGCAGACTCGTATCGCAGAAGGGTGTTCTTCAACTATGAGAAGCGCATTCGGACGCGCAGCCCTCCTGAGAAGGTAACCACGTCGTGCTGCATGCACTGTGATTCAATAGATTACTATACTGTTCtaattgtggtgttcttcctggtAGATCTTTGAGTACTTTGCGTCCATCCGGAACCCGGAGGGCGAAGTCTACATGTTACCTGCGGACTTGATGAGGGCTATTGTTCCCGTTTTCCCTCCATCCGAATCTAATGTTGTCAGGGAAGGAAGACTCAGAGGGGAGCGCAACCCTGGTGAGCTACAGTGTGCTCCTTCTGAGTTTTTCATGCTGTTCGACACAAACGGCGATGGGCTCATCTCCTTTGCCGAGTAAGTGCTTCTTGCTTCATCTGAAATGCCTAGCATATTTTCCACTTGACGTGGTATCCAATTTTCTATCCGTTAGGAAGGTTTTTGTAGTTTGTCTAACTATTATCATACAATTTGTAATGTAatattccctccgttcctaaatataagtctttttagagatttcactaagtgactacatacaaagcaaaatgagtgaatatacactctaaaatatgtctatatgtaGTCTCccggtaaaatctctaaaaagacttatatttaggaacggagggagtacttaacaAAGCTGCCACATAGATATTACATCGGTAATGCCTATTGAGCTTGAATCTCCTCAACGAGCATGCATGTTTTCTTATAGATAATAATACATGTATGTATATAGGTGCAACTATGGTATTAGGCTATCAGCATTTGCATGCCTCTACCCTTTtagtctgttacaagtgtggtttTATATTTTCTGCAACCATTAGTGCTGTCAACTAAATGCATTTCTTAAACTGCTCGTGTTGCCTTGTGCAGGTATATCTTTTTTGTAACATTGCTTAGCATTCCTGAGTCGAGCTTCAGTATAGCTTTCAAGATGTTTGACCTTGACCACAATGGGTAAGCTATCTTACAGCCGCTGGAACCAATTTAATTGTATCATTGCACTCTTGAGATTGATATGCCTCTATTCTCCAAATAGTCTTATCTCAGATTAACTATGATGTTGATTTGTAGCTAGTGACAGGTGAAGGAAATAAATATTCCTGCATTTTCTTTTCTGTTGAGAGCATGGCTAATAATAGAACCACTTGCTGGCTCTATCTCATTGCCACATCATTTCCCATCATCTAATAGCCTACTCTGCTACTCATATATGTAATAGTTAGGCATAGATATATACTAGTATGTCATTAATGTATGGCCCACCTCATTCTCTCACAAAGTTACTAATCTACATCCCACTCCTTTCTCTTTCCCTCTCTCCTCCAACTCATCTCAAATCTGATGTGGCAACTCTTATAGCCCGCTTATGTCACCTTATTATGCTTCCTCTGAATGTACTTGATAAGTTTTGGTGATTGGAGTCTCTGATATGACTCTATACTTTAGCTTTAGTTCAGTAGAAGCACATGCCAACTGAAAAAGTACCGTATCCATGCGGAAACCATACATTAGATGTGTGGGGCTGACCTATTATCCATTTTGCTTTTCTTAGTAAGAAATCTAGCCGGTTAGGTTTATCAAGTCTGTATTGTGGTTCTATTTTAATTTCTTTTTTCTTAAGAACATAGACCATACCTTGAGTTCAAGAGTCCTGCAAATAAATTAATGAAGTGTTGCGCAAGCAGATCACTGAGTCAATTTAAGCCTATAGACAGTATAGACCAAGTATCTAAGAATATAGCTGTTAGAATTGCATGCTTTAGAGTCCACGTGGAATAAACTCTGACAGGAGAAAGAAAGATGTGGCACTCCTAAGTGGTAGTTCTTTGACTTCtgcatttgttttatttttaatttaAAGCTCACTGTAACCGTTAAATGTATGCTTTCCTCTTTTCTATGGGATCTACGCAAGGATCCATTTAAATATTTCCGTGTTTGTGCTTTATTGTTGTTTACATGTCACCATTGGCGTGCAGAAAAAGACCTGCTTTCTGATCCGTGTTCGATCATCTCACTTGTTATTTCATGATGCTGAAGGGTATGAACCAAATTTGGCAAGAATTTTCTCTGTTCTCTCAGTATTCTCATCTGCTATTTATCATTCTCAGGGAAATAGATAAAGAAGAGTTTAAGAAAGTAATGGCGTTGATGCGGTCCTATAATAGGCAAGGATCTGCCCACAGGGATGGGTTACGTATTGGACTTAAGGTTGGTCAGCCAGTGGAAGAAGGTGGACTGCTTGAGTACTTTTTTGGCAAGGATGGCAGTGACCATCTACACTATGAAAAGTTCTCTGATTTTTTGAAGCAATTACATGATGAGGtgatttgttttcctttttaatcttttgtTGCTGAAATATTTATGTTTCAGCATCTTATTACTGATGCAACTTTCTCTGTAGTCCTGTGTTGTGGGTCATGTAACCCATTTTGTGCGTGCCCGTATTCATGGATATTGTTCAAGTCAACCAAAAGTCCATCATATCCTGAACATATATGCCAAACTCAATTTTTAAGGCCCCTCCCAATGCTCCACCTTGTACAGGTGCTAAGACTGCCATGTAGACAAAAAATCTGATGTGGCATGGTATTTAAGAGGAGAGAGATGGATGTGGTGACCCCAGGAAGAAACGGTGTCAAGCGCGTGAACCTAGGCAAAATACTTAAATGAAAGAAAGCCCACCAATGCATGAAGAACTTTAATAGCTAAATCATTAAATAGAGTATGCTTAGCTACAACAAGTTAAGCACCTATGCATTGGGGGCTTTGGTTGCTAAACTTTTAAATGTGCTTAGCACCTCTTCTTAGCACCAATGCATTGGAAGTAGCCTAAGCTACATGGTTGTCTCTAGGAATAGTGATAAACACAAGTAGGGCACATCTTTAAATTGCATACTTAGTACAAAGAGTCAAACACAAGCTGTACTGAACTTGTTTTTGTGTTGCTTGATGTGTTGTCTCAGAAGTCAGAAGCATAAAACCGTGTGATAGTCGAAATTTTGACGACTAGTACTATCCATCAATTTTATTTTGCAC
This genomic stretch from Hordeum vulgare subsp. vulgare chromosome 6H, MorexV3_pseudomolecules_assembly, whole genome shotgun sequence harbors:
- the LOC123403264 gene encoding calcium uptake protein, mitochondrial-like, whose protein sequence is MAAFSPTLISRSLPHISASQATASHPCAPASPLPLLPFPFPSLPRTHVNPTTAMAALARASLLRSAVRRLRAFSTAAAEGAAPRRDARATAAAALAAGSGLGIWLLPPSPQPLADSGQGDFAVAQAGFGDVGAVEEPEEEKRRFLFRDSYRRRVFFNYEKRIRTRSPPEKIFEYFASIRNPEGEVYMLPADLMRAIVPVFPPSESNVVREGRLRGERNPGELQCAPSEFFMLFDTNGDGLISFAEYIFFVTLLSIPESSFSIAFKMFDLDHNGEIDKEEFKKVMALMRSYNRQGSAHRDGLRIGLKVGQPVEEGGLLEYFFGKDGSDHLHYEKFSDFLKQLHDEIVRLEFNHYDIKSSKTISAKDFALSMVASADMNHINKLLDRVDDFDESPDVKDLRITFEEFKAFADLRRRLEPFAMAIFSYGKVNGLLTKQDLKRAATHVCGVDLTDKVVDVIFHVFDANCDGNLSSEEFLRALQRRESNIRQPTTPGLMGVFSCWLNCTKCSFQQMLFQ